The DNA sequence GGCGCTTTGTTAAACTTTGCTGTTGATTTTCGTTTCAGGACGCTCTCTTATCTCTTCCTCTTCCAGTGAAGCTTCATCGGTCGAGACATCTTCGGCGCTTAGACGTTGCAACTTTTTGCGACACTACTATGGGTTTTCATCGTAATCGCGCAACGAAATGAGCCATTGGCATCACACTGTGGGAACTTCAACTAATGCTATCCTGTAAGCGTCTCGCACCTTTCGTGACAATCAACGTTTACTACACCATTATAAATAAAATATCCACTAACCAACCACTTTTATATTATTTTAACTTATTATCATACATTATTTATTTTTTTCTAAATTTATTATTTCCAGGCCTGTTCTCCGTCCTCAAAACAACAAGCAGAACAAAATAAGCCATAGACATTCTAAAGGGTGACTCGAAAGGTAAAAATCAACCTTTAGAGTCACCCTCTTACTGTGTAAATAATGAATCCTCTGTTAACCAAATGTAAAATGGCGCTGCTTCCTCTTCTTCACGTTCGATCATGATATCATAGTTTTTCCAATCGTAAATTTCCATCCAAAGACCTTCCATCATGTTCATACCTTCTAGTTTTAAATCTTTTTTTAGTGCTTCTTCCACAAGCTCCCACTTCTCATCATCAACTTGCTCAGCAGTAATTGCTATTGCGTTTACATTACTAGTTTCGGGATTGACGAAATACGTTCGCTTTCCATAGTCTAAAAAGTGTCCGCCTTCATACATCCCTTCGTCATCTGCAATTCCAAAAGTACTCTCTACATCCGATTTGGTACTTCCAATATGAATATCTTCCTCAACAAAAATTGCATGTAAGTAGCTTGATACGATTTCTTCGTTGGGATCTATGTTATCTTCTATTAAGTTATCAACCAATTCATTGTTCTCTACTTTTCCAGTCGTTTGATCACTGTCCGCAGCGTATGTTAATGAAAAGTAAGTAGATATAAATAGTATTATTGCGATCACTAGTACCGTGATTTTTTTAGGAATTTTCATGTATTTTAACTCCTTTCCTTATTATTCTATACCCGATTCATATATATTAAACCTTCTCTCATTTAAATTTATATGAGAGAGTTTACTAGATTATACTCACACATTTTTTATGTATTAAATTCACTAAAAGAGACATGCTATCAGTACATGGGATGTAGCTGCAAAAGCAAAATTAGGTCATGCTCAATACGATGCAAGCCTATACAGGTGAAAATCCTGAACATCCCACCACAATATTATCTATATTATAAGACGTTTAAGTCGCTACTGAGGTTTCAGGAAAAAAAGGATATTATTTCTGAAAATAAATAAAAAAACTGAGAAGGATGTCTTCTCAGTTTTTTACTACCTCTTTATATTTTTCGACTAATTGAATAAGCTTATTTTTATCAAAGCCAACTACTTCTTCCTCGTTTAAAAATGTTGAAGGTGTCCCTAATACTTCTTTTGTACGCCACTCTTTAAAGAATGTCTCACTCTCAGAAATATTTTTTTCCACAAAGTCTACTTCTTGTTCTTCTAGTAAATTCTTTACTTTCTCACAGTATGAGCATCCTGAGCTTGTATAGACGACAATGACATTTTCCATCTGTTCTCTCTTCCCCTCATAAATATTTAAACAAAGAAAAACCAAATTCTATTATATATAATTATCTCAGAAAAATCTGTGCTTTTTTTAACAAACTTTAAACTCTTTTTAACAATTACTTATTGTCTTTTTGATTTTCCATATAAATACTCCTACTTGGAAATGCGACAGAAACAGATTCCTCCTGTAAAATATTCATAATTTTTAAGTTAATATCTTCTTTAACCTTTAGATGCTCAACCCAAGCCGTTGTGCGCGTAAAAAAGTAAAGAAAGATATCTAAGCTACTTTCATTAAAATCTGTAAAACGAACCATGATCGTTTCCTGATCAACGTCATCATGATTTCGTAGCATCGCATCAATCCGTTCCACACAGCGTTCGACTTTTTCTTTAGACGTACTGTAAGTGACACCTAACTTAAAAGTTATTTGTCGTTTCCCCATTTGTGTCATGTTAGTTATTGCTTCGTTAGCCAATGTGGAATTAGGAACTGTCACTAATGCTTGTGCAAAAGTACGAACCTTCGTGCTTCTGAAAGAAATATCTTCAACGGTTCCTTCTACACTTGGAGTGATAATCCAATCTCCTGTCGTAAATGGTTTTTCAGTTATAATGACAACGCCACCGAAGAAGTTGCTAATGGAATCTTGTGCTGCCAATGCAAAGGCTAAGCCTCCGAGTCCTAACCCAGCTACAAAACCGTTCACATTAAATCCAAATAAGTCAGCAATAATGGCAATTGCCATAGCTGAAATAAAGAAACGTAACAGTTTTGATACAAATGGCAGTAATATATCATCCTCTTCAACATTAAGTTTTTGCCCTACTTTTACGAAAAGCTGGGACGTTGTACCTGACAAGTTAAATAATCCCCAGGCAACTAAAACAACGATAAATGACATGAATATAGCTTTGACAGGATCATCAAAAACTTCAGGAAAAGGTAAGTAATTAAATGCTACGAAAAAACCAATCATCGTAAAAAACACTCTTAGTGGCTGTTCATACGCGAGTAGCACATTCGTTATCACTTCACTTTTCACTGTTTTAAACATTCTTACAATAAGTTTAAATATGTATTTTGTGAACAGCTTCCTAAAGACATAAAATAGGATAATAATTGCAACCGCAATACCTATTTCTGTCCAATCAAATAAAAAATCTGACATTTCTATAGGGTCTGTTATTTCTTCGGTTTCTTCAATTTCTGTCAATTGTTGCTCCTCCTTGTCCAATTCGACTCTATCAGTACCGCAAGTAACAGATAAATGGATTCTTTTATCATAGTAACTTGAAAAAGGAGAAGTGTAAACGATATAGAGACAAACATATTGTTTGACCACAAATTTAAATAAAGGACTTTGACATTTTTATGACTATTGCTCTCTCGAATAATATAACGTCTCTAAATGGCTATGATAATGATATCCTTGTTTTGTAATGTATTTCACATTAATCTAAATACGTGATGAAAATTATTTGTACTCCACCATTCAATCCTTATATTAAACATAAAATACTATGTTAATTATGAGAGTACCCGCAGGAACAGATGGATGGCATATCAATATCTATTTCCAAGGATTCAGGAATACTTACGTTTTCACTATATGTTAATTGTTTAATTTTCTAAATTTATAAAATAATCAAACTTTTTAAATGGAAACGGTTACAAAATACAACCAAACATGGTTTAATATATAGTAGGGAGTTAATTTTGTATTTAAATACCCGGAGGTGACCGATCAATGTATGCTGTTGATCTAAAAAACGTGTTAAAGAGATTTTCTAACGGTTCCGATATGACTGTTTTATTCAACAATATGAATCTACACGTATCTGAGGGGGAACTTGTAGTTATTACTGGTGGAAAACAATCTGGCAAATCAACATTACTACGCATGATTGCGGCAATGACACCACCAAACAAAGGGTCTGTCACTGTATTTGGTGAGAATTTATTATCCATTAAACAACGTACCGAATGGAGACTACAAAACATTGGGTTTATTACGAACGAAGGTTGTCTTATCCCATATTTAACGGCAAAACAAAACTTGTTATTAGGTATCTCGCCCAACGACCCAAAATATGTTGAAGTCGAATCCCGTGCTGTCGAGATTTTGCGACATTTAGGCTTATCAGATGAAAAAATGAATGAGTCCTTTGAAGGGTTAAGCTCAAAAGAGCAAATCATTACTACTATTGGACGTATTTTTATGACAAACCCAAAACTCATCCTAGCTGATGACCCTACAAACGAATTGTCTGACAATGACGGTCAAGAGGTTTTAAATCAACTCATGCGCTATGCAAAAAAACATTGTTCAACTATCATTATTGCTAGTAACGACCCTTGTATTATGGAAAGTGCTGATCGTGTGTTTGAACTTGAGAACTGCCAACTTCAAGAAAAAGATACTGCAGTATAATGGTCATGACTATTTAATAGCTACTGGAGACTCATAGCTCCTGTAGCTATTTTTATTTCCTTTTTATATAATTTCCACCATGAGAATAATGAGGTGGTGTGCGATTGTATTTTATGTAAATTTTAAAGTAAAAAAGTTGACTATCATATGACACCTGCCTATTCCTAATAACTAGTTTGTTCATACGCTACTATTGGGAACAAAATGTGAGGTGATATATGATGAATCAGGATAATAAGAAAAATTCCTTACAACCGTTTCGTGAGCGGCCATTTGGTGATATTTTGCAATCCATTGATTCCTTTTTTCAAGATGCCGTTAAGCACCTAAAAGCTCCTCGGTTCATACCTATATACCAATATGAAACCGAACAAGAGTATATTGTTGAAGCAGAGCTACCTGGTGTAAACAAAGAACAATTAACACTCGATATTTATCATAATTACATCAAAATCTCTATTTTATCAGAGGAAATTATTCGAGAAGAAAACGATAAGGAACAAATTGTCAAACAAAGCAGCCGATTTGAGCGCTCAGAAAGAGTCGTAGAATTACCTTTTGCCGTCAACGAATCGGAAGTGAAAGCAAAATTGCAAGATGGGTTACTAAAAATCCGCATTCCAAATAAGCGTAAAAAAATCAAAATAGATTAAGGAGGTATATGAGATGGTTTTTCATCCTAACCATGTAAGAAACTATCGTCAACCAAATCATAACGTGTACCCACCACAATATCCTCCACAGCAGATGTATTGGCAGCAACCTATTCAGCAGCAGGCACAAGCACCTCTACAACAGCGACCACAACAACAAGGGTTTAATGGAGGTAATTTGGCTCAAGCTCAAGGGTTTCAGCAACCGCAACCCCCACAACCACCGAAGCCAAAGTCAAGCTTCATGAACGCCTTTAAAAACGAAGAAGGTAAATTTGATTTTGAAAAAACATCCACAACGATTGACCAAGTGATGAAAGTAGGTAACCAAATTAGTCCTATTGTTAAATCCGTGGGTAGCATATTTGGTACAAAAAAATAATACACCTCTAATAACGGGCTACTGCAAGGGACACTGAAAAAGTGAAAGAACATCACTTTTTCAGTGCCCTTGCTAAAGCCCTTTTTTAATGGGAGTATAAATTTGGCGGTGGAAATGATGCCACGCGTAGTAGCGAGAAGATCACTCACTACTACTATAAAGACATCTAGCATCATTTCTTTACCACATTTAAGAAAAGACTAAAACCGAGTTTTACCAAGCTCGGTTTTAGTTTTTCTTATGATAAAATAGATTAAAACGTAAGGAGGCATGTTATATGAATGATGTTATCGAAACAATACTTAATCACCGTTCCATTCGTAGCTTCGTAGACGAGCCGCTATGTAGCGAGCAAATTAAAACAATAGTAAGAGCTGCACAAATGGCATCAACTTCAAGCTACATACAAGCATACACCATTATTGGTGTGAAAAATAAAACGACTAAAGCAACTCTTGCAGAACTTGCTGGAAACCAACCTTATGTAGAAAAAAACGGACATTTCTTTCTTTTTTGTGCTGATTTACACCGCCATGAGGTTTCAGGAAAAATAGAGAATGTGAATGTTTCTAAGTCTTTAGAAAGTACTGAAAAGCTTCTCGTTTCTATCGTTGATGCATCTCTTGCTGCACAAAATGCAACATTAGCAGCAGAATCAATGGGACTTGGTATTTGTTATATTGGTGGTATAAGAAACAATATTGACAAAGTTGCCGAGTTGTTAAAGCTCCCTTCCTATGTCATCCCTTTATTCGGATTAGCGGTTGGTGTACCAGAAAAAGATACAGAACAAAAACCACGATTACCTTTTGATAATATTTACCATGAAGAAGAGTATCTTCAAGATGAAACAACGTACATCAATCATTTAGACGAATATAATAAAACAGTTTCAGCTTATTATGAGAGACGTACAAAAGGAAAACGGTCAGACCGTTGGACAGAGCAAATGGCTGACATGCTAAAGGAAGCAAAGCGTACGCATATGAAAACCTTCCTTCAAAATAAAGGGTTTATGAGAGATTAATACTTTTTTTTGCAATAGTCCATTTATAAAAGACTAAGTGAGTCAACGACTATATATTGAAAACTATTAAACAGTGGCGAAAAAGTTGTATTCACTGATACAATATTTATAGATGTAGGAGGCAAACAATCTATCATCGATGAAGGAAAGAATGACTTGTACTACTTGCTGGCAAGTAAAATTTCAAACAGAGTATTATATGCCATATTTAGTTAAATGATCATTGCTACAAATAAGATCCAACACACAAGGAGGAGTAAAAAATGACGAAGAAAATGAACGTAGAAAGCTTTAACTTAGATCATACAAAAGTGGTTGCACCATATGTGCGCTTAGCTGGTACGACAGAAGGCGTAAATGGAGATAAAATCTTTAAATATGACATTCGTTTCTGTCAACCGAATAAAGAGCATATGAAAATGCCAGGTCTTCACTCTTTAGAGCATTTAATGGCTGAACTGAGTCGAAATCACCATTCTCAAATTGTTGACATTAGTCCAATGGGGTGCCAAACTGGCTTCTACCTATCTATTATTAATGATGAAAGCTATGAGAATGTGTTAAACTTACTAGAAAAAACATTAAACGATGTACTTGAAGCAACTGAAGTTCCAGCATGTAATGAAGTACAATGCGGTTGGGCTGCATCCCACTCATTAGATGGGGCAAAAGAAATAGCGGAAAAAATGCTCGCTAAAAAAGACGAATGGACACAAGTTTTTTCTGAAGAAGTATAGGTGAGTGATAACCTTCAAGTATATACAAAGCTATTGAACGGGCATTAATATTAGCTTTCCATTTTCTACGGTTCATACTTTCAAAGGTTATTTTATCTATGAGAGTACAACAAATATATCCCCTCGAATTTGCGAAGGGGATTTTTGTATTATTTATACAATTTTATTTTTTCTAATACCACTATATGTTACAGGCATAATTGCAAGAATATTTTCACGATGAAAACTGCGATAGCTTTTCCTCAAATGACAAAAACCACTTAGCCATTTACTATCAAAACGGTCTATTGATACCATCCTCTTTGTTACTAATCCTTTTTTTGATAAGTACATGATGATGATCGGTTTTCCCGCACTTTTTGCTTTTTCTAATAACGTATCCATAAAAAAATTCCTCCCTCCTACTGAAGAAAACAGAACAAACGTTCTATAACCATATTATAAGAACGTTTGTTCTGTTTTGCAACAATTATTAGGAAGACCACTGTTTTTTGCTAAAAATTGCACTAAATCCCTTTTTAGTCTCTTCTTTTTCGCATTCTTCACCAGCTAGTTGAATGTGTTCAATCAATTTATCGATAATTTTCGTTCGTGACGGTTCAACAAAAGTTGCTTTTGTTTCTTCACTATTTAATTCCTCGATGATTTTACTAAGCACCGTTTTACTATTTAAAACAACGATGTTGGGATATTTTACAAGAACGGTTTGGTTAACCTTTTCTTGTCCAGGTAATGGAGATAGGATTCCTGTAGGAATTTTCCATCGAATCGCTTCGGCCATGGATACTCCGCCTGGTTTCGAAATAAAGAAATCAGCCGCTTTCACATATTCACTATAGTTTTCACAAAACGGTAAAAAACGAATAGTCGTGCCATTAGTCAAAGTCAACGGCTCGGGACACTTATTGACACTTTTACCCATAAACCAAATAACGTGGGCAGGAATGTCATTATTGTTCAACAGCTCCATTATTAATTTCTTACAATAATATCCTTCTCCACCACCTGATACTACTATGACATACTGATTATCGGGGAGCTTCAACACTCTTCGAAGCGTTTCCCTTGGCCTAGATTCATCCCACCTTTTAATTAATGGGATGCCGTAAGAATAAACAGGGATGCCATTTCTCTTTATCGTCAACAATTCACTCTTCTCTGCAATAAACATGGCATCTAACCCTTTACTTATTGACATCTTATGTGTAGAAAAATCAGTAAGCACTGCAAACACTTTTGGACGATTAAATTGTTTTTTCTTAATAAAAAGACCTACTTGAGTAGCTAATGGGTGTGTCGTTACAATCACATCAAACTTTCTTTCTTTACAGTAAAGATAAAGACTTTTCCACAAAAAGTAATAACAGGCGCTTAACATGATCGGTGTATATGATAAATTCGTTACGTGGTACGTCCAATCCCATAACTTCGGTAATCGGTTAATACAGTTGAAATAAGCTTGTCTTATTAATGATGCATGCGAATTTTTCATATAGGAAAAAATATCGACAATTTCTGCTTCATACCCTCTATCTTCCCATTCTTCCTTTATTGCACGACTCACCTGATGATGGCCATGACCCACTGATATTGAAAAAATAACCATTCGTTTAGGCATTTTTCTCACTCCATATTAGATCTAATAGTAGTATCACAGAGTTTTGCTCAATCCATACAAAAATAAGAAAAACTTTTAATTAGCTTGGGAAGCTAGTTAAAAGTTTTTCATTATTATCATATACTTAAGTTTGAATACGCTGATAAAGAAAAAATTATAAGTAGGATCGGTAAAAGAAGTCCAATAATGCTGCAAACTAACCCTGCTATCGCCATTTTCCTTCCTCTCTGTTTCGTACGCTTAATCTCACTCAAGCCTAATAAACTAAACACTAAGCCGACGACAGCGATTATGATCCCAAATAACCAAAAAATAATAAAAACGATAGAGCAAATTCCTAGTACAAGCCCAGCAATTGCTTTTCCATTCTGTTTGTCATCTAAAGTACGTTCTTCGACAGCACCGTTATTTCTTTCTTTTACAACTTGAGAGATCTCCACTTCATCAATAATTTGTTCGGCTAACCTATCAACAGGTAAAAATTCCTCTAATGCCTCCTCTGCAGCATCTATATCCGATTTACCTTGCGCTTTTTTCTCTTCTACTAATGATTGTAGGTGTCCTTCAATCTCTAACACTTGTTGCCTTCTTTCCTCTGTTGATAAATATGTAAGTTCATTAGATAAATCATGTAAGTATTGCCGAATAGTTGGATTAGTTGTCCTTGACATCGTTCCCCTCCTTTAAATGCTCCAAAGCTTTATAAAGCTCTTTATAATCATTCATTCGAAGCTCTACGACTACTTTCCCTTCCTCTGTGATCTCGTAATACTTTCTCCTCGGTCCATCGGCAGATTCCTGCCAATACGATTCAATCCATTGCTTTGTAACCATTCTTTTTAATATTGGATAAATAGATCCTTCCGCTAATGTAAATAATGGAACCTGATTTAAGCGTTGGGTCAACTCATATCCATACATCGCTTTCTTTCGAATGAGTAAAAGAATGGCTAATTCATATACACCTTTTTTTAACTGAACAATCCACTGATCATGTTTAATATCCATAACCTAACTATATATGAGTGACACCTAGATGTCAATAACACATAGCTAGTTAAATAATCGAATTAACTGCTGTAAATTTTCAATTCAAAATAATAAAAGACTTAAAACTTTGTGGAGCTAGTTTTAAGTCTTTTATAGAGCAGGAGTGTCCCCTGCTAAATATGTTATGCACCTTTTTTATTTGAGAATTGTCCTAAAAAGGATAGTGCATGAAAGTTAAATTCCTCACTTTTTTCTACATTACAAACATGACCACAGTTATCAATTTCTATTAACTCTCCAAAATGGTCGTTTACCATGTTTTTCTTCAACTCATTAATAAATAGGTGATCTTCACTTCCAGAAATGTATAGACGCGGCACATCATATTCTTCTATATTTTCAGAGGTTTCTTGCACTTGTCTAGTAAGCTTAAACCACCTTAAAAATTCAACTCTATGCATTTTCTTCGCTTCAGTAATAAACATCGCCCGTGATTGCTTATGATTATTTTTAGGCATCATAATATGAGCAAATAATTGATAAAGCCACATATAAGGAAGTATCTTTTTTAGGGAGTGACCAGCGAATATTAAAAATCTAGAAAATAGATTAAACTGAAGTATCATACCGCCTAATACTGCTGAATTCACTCTATCTTTATGTCGCTTCACAATTTGATGAATGATAACCGAACCTAAGGAAACACCTACAAAATGTGCTTTTTCAATTTGGTGCTCATTTAAAACGTCGATAATCATATCTGTACATTTTTCAATGGAAAATTCGTTTTCCCATTCTTCCATTGTCGAATTTGGATAGTGACCTGGTAAATCTATAGCAATAACATGATAATGTTTTCTAAATTGCTTTAATTGCTTAAACCATATTTTTGAATTACCTCCGATACCATGAAGAAGAACGACCCATGACGCGGAGTTCGTTTTTTTATTAAAATAAATTTGATGATGTAATAATTTCGTTAAAGACATTTCATTCCTCCAAAACATAAAATCATCTTGCATCGACCACCACTTAGATGGCTTCATAAAACAGTAAACAATAAAAATACTTTTCAATTATAACATCATTTTTAGATTTCCTCTTCTAAATACATAGTTTTACACAGAACGCTCCTGCTTTGTTTTCCGTGCTTCTCTACCGTACATTATCGTATATACATCACTATCATTTAAAAATAAAAGTAAAAAATCCCAATCAGGATTTTATCCTGTTGGGATTTTTTCATTCCTCGACGATTTGTACTTTCACTGCCTCTGATATCGCTGGATAGCTTTCCATCATTGACTTTGATCGGACTCTTAATCGTTGACCTTTTTCATAACGGGTGACATCTTCAACGGTGTACCAAACAGCTAATCCTCCAACACCCTCTTCTAGTAAAAGTGCTTCATCAAGTCGATGAGCATCTTCAAGTGAAATGTCACTTACTACTAAAATTTGGGAACCTTTCACCTCTATCACATACCCTTCTTGAATATTACTCTCGCTCGGGTCTAGTT is a window from the Evansella cellulosilytica DSM 2522 genome containing:
- a CDS encoding YppG family protein, encoding MVFHPNHVRNYRQPNHNVYPPQYPPQQMYWQQPIQQQAQAPLQQRPQQQGFNGGNLAQAQGFQQPQPPQPPKPKSSFMNAFKNEEGKFDFEKTSTTIDQVMKVGNQISPIVKSVGSIFGTKK
- a CDS encoding Hsp20/alpha crystallin family protein gives rise to the protein MMNQDNKKNSLQPFRERPFGDILQSIDSFFQDAVKHLKAPRFIPIYQYETEQEYIVEAELPGVNKEQLTLDIYHNYIKISILSEEIIREENDKEQIVKQSSRFERSERVVELPFAVNESEVKAKLQDGLLKIRIPNKRKKIKID
- a CDS encoding S-ribosylhomocysteine lyase, which encodes MTKKMNVESFNLDHTKVVAPYVRLAGTTEGVNGDKIFKYDIRFCQPNKEHMKMPGLHSLEHLMAELSRNHHSQIVDISPMGCQTGFYLSIINDESYENVLNLLEKTLNDVLEATEVPACNEVQCGWAASHSLDGAKEIAEKMLAKKDEWTQVFSEEV
- a CDS encoding glutaredoxin family protein; the protein is MENVIVVYTSSGCSYCEKVKNLLEEQEVDFVEKNISESETFFKEWRTKEVLGTPSTFLNEEEVVGFDKNKLIQLVEKYKEVVKN
- a CDS encoding ABC transporter ATP-binding protein, with protein sequence MYAVDLKNVLKRFSNGSDMTVLFNNMNLHVSEGELVVITGGKQSGKSTLLRMIAAMTPPNKGSVTVFGENLLSIKQRTEWRLQNIGFITNEGCLIPYLTAKQNLLLGISPNDPKYVEVESRAVEILRHLGLSDEKMNESFEGLSSKEQIITTIGRIFMTNPKLILADDPTNELSDNDGQEVLNQLMRYAKKHCSTIIIASNDPCIMESADRVFELENCQLQEKDTAV
- a CDS encoding DUF4190 domain-containing protein; translated protein: MSRTTNPTIRQYLHDLSNELTYLSTEERRQQVLEIEGHLQSLVEEKKAQGKSDIDAAEEALEEFLPVDRLAEQIIDEVEISQVVKERNNGAVEERTLDDKQNGKAIAGLVLGICSIVFIIFWLFGIIIAVVGLVFSLLGLSEIKRTKQRGRKMAIAGLVCSIIGLLLPILLIIFSLSAYSNLSI
- the nfsA gene encoding oxygen-insensitive NADPH nitroreductase, with product MNDVIETILNHRSIRSFVDEPLCSEQIKTIVRAAQMASTSSYIQAYTIIGVKNKTTKATLAELAGNQPYVEKNGHFFLFCADLHRHEVSGKIENVNVSKSLESTEKLLVSIVDASLAAQNATLAAESMGLGICYIGGIRNNIDKVAELLKLPSYVIPLFGLAVGVPEKDTEQKPRLPFDNIYHEEEYLQDETTYINHLDEYNKTVSAYYERRTKGKRSDRWTEQMADMLKEAKRTHMKTFLQNKGFMRD
- a CDS encoding YobA family protein, with translation MVKSVSLSLLLFAIVLVAACNQEITERELDPSESNIQEGYVIEVKGSQILVVSDISLEDAHRLDEALLLEEGVGGLAVWYTVEDVTRYEKGQRLRVRSKSMMESYPAISEAVKVQIVEE
- a CDS encoding mechanosensitive ion channel family protein, with protein sequence MTEIEETEEITDPIEMSDFLFDWTEIGIAVAIIILFYVFRKLFTKYIFKLIVRMFKTVKSEVITNVLLAYEQPLRVFFTMIGFFVAFNYLPFPEVFDDPVKAIFMSFIVVLVAWGLFNLSGTTSQLFVKVGQKLNVEEDDILLPFVSKLLRFFISAMAIAIIADLFGFNVNGFVAGLGLGGLAFALAAQDSISNFFGGVVIITEKPFTTGDWIITPSVEGTVEDISFRSTKVRTFAQALVTVPNSTLANEAITNMTQMGKRQITFKLGVTYSTSKEKVERCVERIDAMLRNHDDVDQETIMVRFTDFNESSLDIFLYFFTRTTAWVEHLKVKEDINLKIMNILQEESVSVAFPSRSIYMENQKDNK
- a CDS encoding PadR family transcriptional regulator, with the protein product MDIKHDQWIVQLKKGVYELAILLLIRKKAMYGYELTQRLNQVPLFTLAEGSIYPILKRMVTKQWIESYWQESADGPRRKYYEITEEGKVVVELRMNDYKELYKALEHLKEGNDVKDN
- a CDS encoding alpha/beta fold hydrolase — translated: MSLTKLLHHQIYFNKKTNSASWVVLLHGIGGNSKIWFKQLKQFRKHYHVIAIDLPGHYPNSTMEEWENEFSIEKCTDMIIDVLNEHQIEKAHFVGVSLGSVIIHQIVKRHKDRVNSAVLGGMILQFNLFSRFLIFAGHSLKKILPYMWLYQLFAHIMMPKNNHKQSRAMFITEAKKMHRVEFLRWFKLTRQVQETSENIEEYDVPRLYISGSEDHLFINELKKNMVNDHFGELIEIDNCGHVCNVEKSEEFNFHALSFLGQFSNKKGA
- a CDS encoding MGDG synthase family glycosyltransferase; translation: MPKRMVIFSISVGHGHHQVSRAIKEEWEDRGYEAEIVDIFSYMKNSHASLIRQAYFNCINRLPKLWDWTYHVTNLSYTPIMLSACYYFLWKSLYLYCKERKFDVIVTTHPLATQVGLFIKKKQFNRPKVFAVLTDFSTHKMSISKGLDAMFIAEKSELLTIKRNGIPVYSYGIPLIKRWDESRPRETLRRVLKLPDNQYVIVVSGGGEGYYCKKLIMELLNNNDIPAHVIWFMGKSVNKCPEPLTLTNGTTIRFLPFCENYSEYVKAADFFISKPGGVSMAEAIRWKIPTGILSPLPGQEKVNQTVLVKYPNIVVLNSKTVLSKIIEELNSEETKATFVEPSRTKIIDKLIEHIQLAGEECEKEETKKGFSAIFSKKQWSS